AGTGGCCTCTCTTCCTCACTAAACATGAGAGAGTTTGCTGGCTCATGTCTGATCAAAAGAAGGTGGACTGGGACAAAACCAAGTTTCAATTCATACTTTTAGGGAAGCTGTTTCATGAGCAAGCATAAAAATCTATATAAGACACGTGTAacacagagacatgcacacacagagacatacacacatgcagaGGTTAGatagttgaaggaaaaaaatcacctttcaATATTAGTTGAGGCGAGAGAATTGTAAGGTCTTTCCCTGACTATTAGCTAAGTGTTCcacttcatcaattttttttctcccataaaCTTAATCCCTAAGCTCATACTCTCTTTAAGAAGATTCTCCTTGATGTAAGCTCTAACAGCTTTATCATAAATCAAAGTTCATTGATAATTTACCTCCGGAAAAGTAGTTCTCTTGAGTGCTTCATTTTAGAGAATTTCCTTTTGGCTTCCTCTACTTAATCACCAACACTCCCAGCTGCTCAAACATGTGAGCAGACAATAATTTCCTTGTGCCTGCCTTAACTGGAACTATTGCACCATCCCAGATCAGACCTTATAACAAAGTCATTCCACATTACAATGTGGAATGTACGATAACTGattctctattttttctgtttctttccttctcttattctattcattctcatcttttcttcttaggctttctttttcctctcctcatctttctcctctcctctcctctcctctcctctcctctcctctcctctcctctcctctcctctccctctctctctctttctctctcaacctccctctcttttctccttctccctcctttctctctttctttttttctggattgaAACAAACCAATTATATTATTCCATAGAAGAGTACCCCCAACCCCAATATGTCAAAGTACACTGGCCTGGGGTATTTAATGGTTGAGTAATCTTCCTCAATAATATTCATTTTGCTTTCCACCAGTAAGATCGTGTCATCTCGAATGTCTAGAAGAATCTACACCCTGGGTTTTGAGAATAAGTTCAAATATGTATTGACAAGTTCAAGAAGCAAAGGCCATTTTCTGCTTTTTCACTGAAATGTATAGGTTGCAAATTATAACGACTCCTGATCTCATTCACATTTACTCAAACCGAATGCTTTAAAAATCCAACTAAGCTACTTTGGAAAGGGTGATTCATAAACTCTGCAGCATCTCTCAAAACTCCTTCGTGACAGGCAGCTGTCATGGAATGTGGCCAGAGCCTGAGACAAGATTATCAAATCAGCTGTGATATTCTGTGAGAGATGGAGCTACTTAGGGCCGCATAGATTCGGAATCCAGCCAACTATGGAATTCCAAGACCCTCGCTCCCTCGCTTTCCGAAGTCAAATCTAACATGGATTTGGCCCCAACAGTGGGCAAGGTCGGGGCATGAGGTCAGGAAAGGAGAAACATCGGTTTTCGATCTAATAATGGCTGGGCTGGAGCTTGTTCCCTGTGTCCAAAGGGCGTGCGTACTAGCACAAGCGTTGAGAAAGGTCTGGACCCGATGTCTGCAGGAAGTGTCAGGACCTCCCTGTTCTGGGGACCTTCCCAGCCCACACCAGGTCCGTGCTCTCTAGATTCCCCCAACCTCGCTCCACAACCCGGAAGGAGCTCAGGCCGGACTTGGCGTGAGGGTCCCTGCGGGGCTGGGTCACCTACCCGTCCGCGATCACCCCACAGGGGCTGTTAGTAATCTCCCTGCTTCCTAGGCCGTTGAGAAGCACTCAGGTCACCCACTCTCGGTGACCAGAGCGGTCAGTCTTTCCCCGCCATGAAATGTGAGTTCGGGTGGCAGCCGCCGCGCCCCTGCAGTGTCCCCTGCACATCTCCGGTCTCGGTCTCGCCTTTCTCAGCTCCGCGCCGCCTTTTCCTGGGCGCCGCAGGACTCATAGAAGTGAGGCGGGGCCACAGATTTAAGTTTATTCCCCGCAACTGTCGGGGCGGTCCCGGAGCTGGTGAGGACGCGCTACGGTGGGTGCAGAAAGGAGATCCCTGGACTCTGTAGAACCTGGGCCCGCGGTGTGGACCGATGGTGGATTCTCCGCGACAACAGCCCTGGAGGGAGAGAGTGGGCCGGGGGAGGGGCCACGGGGCCCCTGAGGCCTGCGGGGCTGGCCGCACTGGCCCCGGGCCTGGCGGGGTGGTGGAGTCCGAAGCGGCGAGGCGAGGACCCCGGGGCCCGCTCCCCCCAGTCGCCCTCCCGGGATGTGGCCCCGCTGCAGTAGCACTACGGTGCTGGGCTGTTTGTCTGGCAGCTTCTACTGAGCAGCTAATAGTATAACAACCCGGCTTTGATAAATCTGAACTAATTACCCCTCTTAATTAAAGTCTTTAGCAGTTGTTTCATTGTTTTGGCAAGAAAACAGGAGAGACGTGCAGTTAGAAACACCAGAGCCCGAGCTCACAGCGGAGCCGCTGATTAACACTTGAAGCATTTCAAGGACCTGGCACCCGCCACAGTTTGGTTTTCATCCATGTTTCCTCCTTGAATGGAAGTATATTCGtctataaacatacatacacatgtaaaaACACGGAGGCTCCGTTTGCCAGCTGTGTACAAGTCAGTATGTGCCGTCAGGATGCAAACAATAGATACCTGTCTATCTATGATTGTAATGCGTTTGAGGAGATGTACATTGCATACAGCTACTGGATACGTTGTTCCCATTTAACTGTGCACTACGAACGTATCAGGTGGTCCAAGCCAAATTTATGTTTCTATTAGAAAACTCCATGTCTTCTGCTTCTGAACTTTACCAGATTTCATAACTTTACCCAAAGGTGTAACCATTTAGAAGAGACTATTTGCACTTGATAGATTTTCAGACCAAAACATTAAGTATTACTAATCCAgggttttagattttaaaaaggcGGAGGGATGAGGGGGTCAGAGTCAGGGATCTTTAGCTGAATAGTATGAACAGAGCCCTAAAGTTTGTTGATTAAATAAGCATGTTCCAAGTATTTATTTCCAACAGTCAATGAATCAATTTTCACGTGCAATAATCAAAACCAAAATTCAAAATCATCCATAATGAACCACCCTTATCTaatgtgtatgggtgtgtgctCACGAATGTGGAATGTACCCCTATGGGCGCACACATCTATGCGTGTATATATGACATACACACAGTGTTTTGTTACTTCAGGGAAAGAGGAAATGATCAACATCCAGCAGACATCTTGAGACCGGAGAATCAACACAAtggaaatatatacaataataaaattaaaatgatgcaGCATTCCCGGGTAGAATAATACAGATCTCAATAAATATAGCAGAAATttgtttaaacaaaacaaaacaaaataaacaccaTCTCTCCACCCAAGATGAAAAgtctttccaaattaaaaaaaaagaaaaagaaaaacagaaaacaagcaaaaccCTCCAAATTTTTCATAATTGTTAGTGCctatatagaatataatacaCAAAACCATTTAGCAGGTGCATGCAAGAGGCGAAAGGCCAGGGGATGCAGAGGCTTCTGGTCGGCCCTGAAGTGTGGGGCCCAACATGCCCTGGGGTCTGCAGACGAACTCGGACCAGGAGCTCTAGTCTGCCGCTGCCTCAGCGTGGGGGCACGGCTGAGGCTGGGAGGACCCTTAGCCTCGATCACTGGTGGCCCTGGTGGAGCCCGGGCTGCAGGGGCCCCGGGGTTGGCAGCGGCGGCTGCAGAGGAGGCAGCGTCATCGGCGGCTGCTGCGGTAGCGGGGGCGGCGGTTCAGTGCCTGGTTCGCCAGCTGGCGTGCGGGCCAGCCCCAGGCTGCTGTCGTGCAGCTTGCGGACATGCTTCTTGAGGTCAAAGTTCCTGCAGAAACCCTTGCCGCACGTGGGGCAGGTGAAAGGCTTCTTGTCGTTGTGGGTGTGCATGTGGAAGGTGAGGTTGTAAACCTGGTGGAAAGCCTTGTTGCAGATATTGCACTTGAACTGCTTCTCCCCGCTGTGGGTCAACTTGTGGTTTTTGTAATTCCCTGAAACACACAAATGACAGGAATatggttctgaaaaaaaaaatagcttaaaaagGGAGGAGCAGACACGTGGAAGGTAGCGCCAGGCAAGCAGAAGAGCCGCCACAGGTCCCACAACAAGTGCAGGGCTACTATCTGTGCCTGCACTTGTCTCCCCAAGTTTATTTTCAAGCATCGCATCAACAGTGATGCCGTTTCCTTAAATTTTAATACACATTTATCAGTCCAATTACATACAATGAGAGCATGCAGTTAAAACATATACCCTTGTTTTATGAATCATGCTTTTCTCTAATACTAATCAGACTTCGAGTAGGGAGTTAGAATGGCAACAAAAGTGCCACATAACTACACTTTAAACATCGTCTTCTAAAACATCCCGAAAGTATTAAGTATGGCTTTTCATAAGACTAACCATGAGAGACATTTCCTGGTTTGCATACCTTTTTGATGAAACCCTTTGCCACAGAATTCACACACAAACGGTTTGTAGCCCGCGTGTATTCGGGTATGAGTGTTTAAAGTGGAACTTCTATTAAATGCTTTGCCACACTGGTTACATTTGTGAGGTTTTTCCTaagcaggagaaaggaaaagcagagacatttagatattttctaattatgtgaagttCTGCAAGCTCAAAACACAGTAATGCTTAAACACTTTCAAGcagaacaaaagcaaacaatACATGGCATTCACCCTGTTTAGCTAGCACTTTTTAAATGAACGTTATCCTAAAGAGTAAGGTTTTATCGGCTGTTTTTCTGCAAACAGTTCGGAAGCAAACTAGGTGAAATTGAGACAGATGAACACACCTGCGTGTGAATGATCTTGTGCCTGCACAGGGTGCTTGCTTGCCTGAAACCTTTTCCGCACACTTTGCAAACGAAGGGTCTGGCTCCTGTGTGCACTGGCATGTGACGGGTTAAGTTATAGTGCGCATTAAAGACCTTAAAATTAAACACACGTAGAACAGGTTAGCCGCACAAGTAACTTTGAAATCAAACCGGGCAGAGAGAGGGTAGGAGGAAGAGAATCTTAACAAAAAGTGTATGCAAATAATTACCCCCAAAATActaaaaagggaggaaggaaaggaggagcgagggagggaaggaaggaaggaaggaaggaaggaaggaaggaaggaaggaaggaaggaaggaaggaaggaaggagggagggaaggaaggagggaaggagggagggagggagggaaggaaggaaggaaggaagggagggaaggaaaggatcTCCGTTTTGCATTGTACTTGCCTTTCCACACACTTCGCAAGTGAAAACTTTGGGCTTGGCATTAGGAGAGCCTCGGCTGAAATCCGAGGTTTTGAACGCGATTTTTTCCGACAGAAGCTGGGCGCTTTCTTTCATGTAATGCTGCAGCTGAGCCTGGGACAGGTCTTTGAAAGCTACTCCAGAAGGGTATTTCTCCACCGCCGGGACCACCAGTTTATTCCTTTCGGCTAAATACGTTTTTGGCTGCGGGTGCAAAGGGGAACTGAGGAAGTAGGAGGCCACCGGGTGGATGTTCACGCCGGCTGCCGGGTGGCATGGGCCGTCACCTCGGTTCAGGTAGCACAAGGCGCCCATGGCGTGGAATGAAGAGTGGTTGACCACACGCGGCCTTACCAGCTTGTACTGCTGCAGCGGCAGCGCGTCGCGGGCCAGGTCGCCCTTGAGACTCAGTGCGCAGTTGAGCAGGTCGCTGCAGCTGAATGCGGGAGCCGAGGGCACCGCCGCGGGCGCCGCCGGGGCCTCCAGACTGGCCTTCCGCGGCTCGGAGCCCGTCACTCCTGCCTTGGGGCTCGTGTCGTAGGCCACAGGCACGAAGGGGATCATGCAGGGGATCGACGAGTTGAGATGCAGAGAGTGCTTGGGTTCCCCCTTGGGTAAGGCTCCCTGCAGGAAGTGGGGGACTGGCAGGGCCTTGGGCTCTGGGGTGCGCGCCATGATTCGTTCAATGGAGAAAGCCAAGGGTTTGGACGTGCTCATCATGTTGCCCCGAGCTGGAGCAGTCGCTAACATTTTGGTAGTCGCGTTGTGGCAGCTACTGTCCATGTCTGAGTCGCCAGCGTCCGTCAGCCGGGGCTGGGTTGCGCCGTCCGTTGCCTTGTTCCCTGCTTGTCACAGACCTGCGGAGAGGGGGACGGGCACCATCACCACCAgtagcctcctcctcctcctcctccccagcatcACCAGCCGAACCTGCCTGCCCAGCCCAATGGACTCCTGCCAGCCCATCGCAGAGTTCTTGGCGCACCAATGACTCGGGGACAATCACTACTTATTTCTATCAATAGAAAGTGTTGTGTCAATAACGCAGCCAAGATCTCGCCAATCGTTAACTTCCAAGAGGAGAAGGTAAACTAGATAATTGCTCAATTCGCTTCCAACAGTCaacaggaaaacttttttttttttcatctgcagTCAGTAACTACTTTTCATTGGTGAGTGAGGTTCCCCGCCCAGAAAAGGCGGGGGCGCTTTCACCCGCTTGGCGCGCCCTCCCCTCTGCGCACACACTCTGCCGCGCACACTTCACTACCCTCCGCacccccccatccccaccccccttTTGCTTCCTCTGCCTTTCTAATTCTCAATCTGCTTAACCAGGCTTTAGAGGCCAAGCAAATCTGAGATCAATTTTCTCGTTTAGCTCTAAGTGACATCATCTAAAATCATTGTGCAAGGGCTAAATAAGGAAACGGAGTCTAATTCAGGGGCAAACGCCAGGCTATATTTATCAAACGCCAAGCTCCAGAAAGCCTCGGCTAGGAAGCCTCGGCAGTGAAATCCGAGGTTTCGCTGCTTGGTTCCACTGGGCCTGGGTGGGCCGGGCTGGGCCGGGCTGGGCCGGGTCAGATCTGTGCCACCTCCGCAGACCTATTTCTTCCTCCAGGGCTCGGGGTTGCCCGCTCCCGGAATCCCGGAGTCTCCGCGGCCCGAACCGAGTCTGGACCATTTAGAAGACGCCGGCAGGTAACTGGCCTCCCCAAACGCCCCGAAAATTAAAAGCCTTAGGAGGCTTGTTCTGTGTTTGTGGTTTTGTAAAGGCAATGCCCGCGGCAATAGGCCTGGGAAAGTCGCACTTTCATCCACAAAGTTGAGGAGTTGCAAGGAATAATTGGGTGTCACACCACAAGCAACCTTGACTCGATCGGACCCCACCCAGGATACACACagacgcgcgcgcgcgcacgctTCCGAGTTTCCATTGAGAGTCTGGAAAGAGCATTTCTTTCTTAAGTACCTGCGCTCAGCTAGAGCTCTCCCGGAGCATTTTAAATACTGAATGCCGAGCGGAGAAGGGAAACAGAGTGTATTAATCCCCACTCCGGTTGCCGGTGTCTGCAAGCCTCCTCTAAGCAGCGCAGGCGGCAGCCTGGATGTCTGTGCGCATCAAGGAGACTTGCCGGCGCCAGAGTTGTGTCCACAGGTGCACTTGTGCCTCCCAAAGAGCGCGCGTAGAGACCATTTCCCCTGCAACGCCCCCCAGCCGAACACCCGCCGGGTGTGGCACCTCGGCCGAAACTCCTGGGGCGGCGCGGTGGAGCGTGTGGAGGTTTCCGGGAAGACGCCTACGGCTGCGGCTCCGACTGTGCGGGCTCCCGCCGCCCAGGCAAGAGCGTCCAGGAGC
The sequence above is a segment of the Homo sapiens chromosome 7, GRCh38.p14 Primary Assembly genome. Coding sequences within it:
- the FEZF1 gene encoding fez family zinc finger protein 1 isoform 2 (isoform 2 is encoded by transcript variant 2) gives rise to the protein MDSSCHNATTKMLATAPARGNMMSTSKPLAFSIERIMARTPEPKALPVPHFLQGALPKGEPKHSLHLNSSIPCMIPFVPVAYDTSPKAGVTGSEPRKASLEAPAAPAAVPSAPAFSCSDLLNCALSLKGDLARDALPLQQYKLPKTYLAERNKLVVPAVEKYPSGVAFKDLSQAQLQHYMKESAQLLSEKIAFKTSDFSRGSPNAKPKVFTCEVCGKVFNAHYNLTRHMPVHTGARPFVCKVCGKGFRQASTLCRHKIIHTQEKPHKCNQCGKAFNRSSTLNTHTRIHAGYKPFVCEFCGKGFHQKGNYKNHKLTHSGEKQFKCNICNKAFHQVYNLTFHMHTHNDKKPFTCPTCGKGFCRNFDLKKHVRKLHDSSLGLARTPAGEPGTEPPPPLPQQPPMTLPPLQPPLPTPGPLQPGLHQGHQ
- the FEZF1 gene encoding fez family zinc finger protein 1 isoform X1, with the protein product MDSSCHNATTKMLATAPARGNMMSTSKPLAFSIERIMARTPEPKALPVPHFLQGALPKGEPKHSLHLNSSIPCMIPFVPVAYDTSPKAGVTGSEPRKASLEAPAAPAAVPSAPAFSCSDLLNCALSLKGDLARDALPLQQYKLVRPRVVNHSSFHAMGALCYLNRGDGPCHPAAGVNIHPVASYFLSSPLHPQPKTYLAERNKLVVPAVEKYPSGVAFKDLSQAQLQHYMKESAQLLSEKIAFKTSDFSRGSPNAKPKVFTCEVCGKVFNAHYNLTRHMPVHTGARPFVCKVCGKGFRQASTLCRHKIIHTQEKPHKCNQCGKAFNRSSTLNTHTRIHAGYKPFVCEFCGKGFHQKGNYKNHKLTHSGEKQFKCNICNKAFHQVYNLTFHMHTHNDKKPFTCPTCGKGFCRNFDLKKHVRKLHDSSLGLARTPAGEPGTEPPPPLPQQPPMTLPPLQPPLPTPGPLQPGLHQGHQ